The following nucleotide sequence is from Ailuropoda melanoleuca isolate Jingjing chromosome 12, ASM200744v2, whole genome shotgun sequence.
GGGCGAGTTTCTCGCCCCCACCCCATACATCCCTACCCCGTTTCTCCCAGCTGGCAGGCTGACTTGGCCTCTTTCTCCCCAGTGCCCTTCCCCCTGAGAACCCAGGCCCCAGTGCCCCCTCTCCttgcccgcccctcccccagtaTCCAGCATCCCTTGAACAGACTCAGCCACTGTCACCGCCGCCGCCACCTCTGACGTCCCCAACGCTGCCACCTCGTCAAAGATGCAGTTTGAGATGCACGACAACGTGAAAGGCAAAGGTGGGATCACTGGATGGACCAGCAACCCTTCCAGTCCCTGGAACCTGGCCGCTTCCCTCCCCGGGGCGCCCTGGCTTCGAAGACAGATGGCGCCTGACTGCACCCCAGAGGCCCCTGGAAATGAGGGAACTCAGCACCCCAGGCCCAGACGTGGAGGAGGCGGCGGCACTTCTCAGCCCCGCCCGGATGTGGCACCCACCCTTCCCCAGACTTGCAGGAGTTCCCTACCCACGGCTCAACCGGATGTGCAGGAGACAGTGGCGATGGGGACAGACTGGGGTGTCAGTGCCCAAACGTGGCGGAAAGGAATAGGGGGTGCCGTGGTGTCCCCTCCGTGGGCGGCCTGGTGGCCCCGCCCAGACTGCCCGGCAGAGGAAGGGGCGGCAGGTTGTGGGGTCCGGGAGGGCTGTCAGGCTGCGCGCTGACCCTGGCCCACCCCCTTCGCAGCCATGTCCTACCCGGTGACCAGTCAGCCCCAGTGTGCCAGCAGCTGCTACCAGACCCAGCTCAGCGACTGGCACACAGGACTCACGGACTGCTGCAACGACATGCCCGTCTGTGAGTGCGGGCGGCCCCCCCCGGGGCGGGGCGCGGCCCCGCGAACCCCACGCCCCCTCCTTACCTTAGACCGTAATTCCCACACTCTAACCTTCACCCCTTTCTCCGACCTCCAACACTCCCTAGGATCCTGGCCTCACCTTTTCCAACTTCCCCTGCGACCCTCAACCTCCCCCTTGCATCAACTTTCCGCGTTGTGGCCCCAGTCCCCCCTCCAAACCCTATCTCCCAGCCTCTAAACCAGCCCCGCTGGGACCCTTCATTCCCTCCCAGGCCCTCGCCTGGGCGCCGCGGACCATCGGCCTAGCCTCTCCCCGACGCGGAGGCGGAGCCGGCCGGGGGCGCCGGGTGGGCCCCGCTCTGACTGCCCCGCGCCCGCCCCCAGGTCTGTGCGGCACTTTCGCCCCCCTGTGCCTCGCCTGCCGCATCTCCGACGACTTCGGGGAGTGCTGCTGCGCGCCCTACCTGCCCGGAGGCCTGCACTCTCTGCGCACCGGCATGCGGGAGCGCTATCACATCCAGGTGCGGGCGGGCgtcggggcaggggtgggggcggcccTCCTGCGACCCGAGGCGGGGCTcctaacctctctctctctctctctcccaccctccaggGATCGGTCGGGCACGACTGGGCGGCCCTCACCTTTTGTTTGCCCTGCGCCCTCTGTCAGATGGCGCGGGAATTGAAGATCCGAGAGTAAAGAAGTTCCCCGCGTCTCCTTCTTTTCCACCTGTCACGCCCCGCTGCCCGcgcctcctctgccccctctgcccGCTCATGGGAGAGCCTGCCCCTCCGCCCTATCCCGCTACCAGAAATACACCCACaataaaaacctgaaaaccaACTCCGCCTACATTCTTTTTGTCCCAGGGAAGGAATCTGGGTGGAGGGGGAGGCTCGGTGAGGGGTGTGGGGACACAGGGAAGATGCCTAGGTGTGGAAGGAGGCCAGACTCAGAGCTTTGACCCCAGCCTGCTGTGTAGGACACTGGCAAGTCTCTTACCTCGCTAAACCAGGGGGTCCTTAGTAACAAAGTAAAACCACTAACCCCTTAAGCTGCCCAACTGAAGTTCTGCGGGGATTCTGAAAATACGCAAAACCAGAaaaagcccctcccccacccctactaAGTCAATTCCTATGGACTCTTGGCCTACACACAATCCTAACAGGTGGGGGGGGCGGTCCTTTGTCTCCAAAGCAGAGAACTGCCAGGTTTAAGGCTCTCTGGAGCTGAAACTAATCCTTAAGGATCACCCAGTTCTCTTTATTCCAAAAGCAACTAGCAGATTAGAAAACCTGGTCTCAAAACTGGGCAGACCTTGGATCTGATTGCCACTTACTAGGCGTGTTATCTTAGTGAATTAATAagcctctctgagcctatttCCTCCTCTGAGGATAATCCCCAATATGTCACATGGCTACTGTGTGAGCAAGAGACAGAACAGATGGAAAGACCAAAGAGTGAGCTTAATAAACTTGTTAATATTATTATGCATAATAATATTATACCATTCTAatatgttatttgtattatttgctgttattctctctctctctccatctgtgtATCCAACCATCAAGTGACATCTTCACTTGGAATATCTAATAGacatctcaaattttaaaaacctaactccagaggcacctgggtggctcagttggttaggcatccgactcttgatttgggctcaggtcatgatctcagggtcatgagatcaagccccccattgggctccatgctgggcatgaagcctgcttaagattctctctctccctctcgctccccCACCCCGcgagtactctctctctctctctctctcaaaaataaataaaataaaacctaactCCAGATTCCCTACCTGCTCCTCCCAGGCCTCCCTTCTCAGGAAATAGcaaaccttggggcgcctgggtggctcagtcagttaggtgcctgtcttcggctcaggtcgtgatcacagggtcctgggatcaagtcctgcattgggctctccactcagcggggagcctgcttctctctctccctctgtgatctctctcactctttctctctgtgaaataaataaataaaatcttaaataaaaaaaaaagaaaatagcaaaccCCATCTTTCCAGCTGCTCAGTCACTTTGTTATCCAATATCCCAATCTGTCAACACATTCTGTTGGTCCTACTTTCAGAATATATCCAGAACCtcacttctcccttctctgctacCTACACCTTGTTCCAGTCACCCTCTTCAGCCTAGACTAATGCAGTGGCTCCTCAATGGGCTCCCTGCCCTATCTCCAGATCTTTAGTTTCCTCCCACAGAGAAGCCCTGGGAACACCTGCGTTAGGTCACATCCCGCCTGCACTCAGGACCCTCTCACTACCTGGAGTGCTACAGGCCCTTGGTGaaatcccaccccccaccttttcCTGAAGTCCTGAGGGCATTGATGGCCGTACACAGACCCCCGAATCCAGACCTTCAGCCTCCCACACCCAGGCTTTCTCTCACGATCCCTGAGCCTTTTGCATTCCAGGTACAGGGAGAGCAGGGCGAGGTGGCAGCTCAGGGGCTAacgtggagggagggggagtgcATGCTACGGGGCATTTGTACGGGGCACCCGCAAGCCATgggcaggagctggagagagCGGCTCTGCATCCCAGGGAGAGGGTCCAGTCACAGCACAAAGGTTCTGCCGGGGAAGGCACACTCGCAGGTTGTGGCGGGAAAGAGACCTTATCAAGGGTCCAATCAGCATGCAGAAAAGTCTTGAAGAACCACCTTAGCTCCTTCCTGGCAGCGCAGGATGACTGTTCCACTGGCCTGGGACTCCCCAAGGCAGCACGCCCTGCTTCTAGTGAGCTTCCCGGTTGGGAAATTGTGCCTTCTCCCCAGCAGAAATTGGCCGTTTTAACACCCGCCCCTAGTGCCCGCTCTGTGCCGGGACAGCTCTCAGCTAGGGGGGCTAAGAGCCTGCAGGAAGGATGTCCCTTACGCTTTCTGTGACCTTGCCTCCTCTTTAGTCCCTTATGCCTGGGGCTTTCCCTCCCCAGGGAGCGTGAGGGCCTGGTGGTCAGGCATGGGGATCTGAGAGGCACGTGGCAGCTGTCATTCAACAGCTAAATGATGTCTATGACCTTGTCTGCTCACCTGCGAAACGGGATTCCACAGTTACCTCCCTCGTATGGTTGTTGGGCTGGAACGTGGCCAAGCGAACCATCGGGCACGGGTACCCAGCAAGTACACGTTCTCAGTCACATGGAGGTTAGGCACTACCAACGGCTCATAAAGGCAAAACTCCTGTGTGGGCGGAGTCATCCCCGAAAATTACACGGCCCATGAATCTGAAAATACTGTGATTTTCGTGGACCGCACTGGAGACCCAAACAGCCCCTAAGTGCACGCACACCGCCGCCACGTCCTTGGCTAGCCGTCAGATGAAGCCACCAGCGTGTGCCCCCGGCTGTTTACCTCTCAGCCAGACTCACTCGCTGGCAGGGCCCACTGAGGGCACATTTCCGCCACCCGGCTCTTGCTTGCCCTGGGGGCCTGGAGGATGAAATCTCCTGCTGTGCTTCCCCACGTGGGCCGTGGGAACCTTCTTGGATTCGAGGAAACTCATCATGTTGGGGCGTCTTGGTCTCTCTGCTGCCTCCACTCTTCTGTCGGAGGCCAGCATAAAACCCAAGCCCGGGACCAAGACAGTCTGTTTTCCCTTCTGAGACAAATGGGTCTCCCTGCGACAGGGATCTGAGGAAGGGCCAGGGGCCTCCGTGCCCTCACCTCCCCTACGTCTGTCCTTTCTAGGGACGACCAAGAGCTTCCTCGGCAGCACCATCCCACCCTTGCCTACGAGGGGCAGGGTGGAGCCAGGCCCAGCCATGCGGCTCTGAGGGGCCACCAAGGTAAGTGCACCAATGGGACTTAACCACAGGGGTGCTGTTCAGACAAGACGCCCCCTCTTCTGCATGCAGACGGAGCTCAGACACCGGCCTTCTCCACACTCTTTATTTGCTGCTTCAACTGCTTCCCCCTTTCAGCCTCTTAGGCTGAGGACCCCAGTAGAGAAGAGGCAGACCCCAGCTCCTCAAGGTCCACACACAGATGGGGGATGGAGTCTTGCAAAAAGGAGTCCCAAGTTCAAGATGGCTAGGATTAGGATGGGGGCAGTCCTCAAGGGGGACAGGAGCTCAGGAG
It contains:
- the CNFN gene encoding cornifelin isoform X1, translated to MARPNISSSWSETELSTWLTHTCLRLRHRCPAAMSYPVTSQPQCASSCYQTQLSDWHTGLTDCCNDMPVCLCGTFAPLCLACRISDDFGECCCAPYLPGGLHSLRTGMRERYHIQGSVGHDWAALTFCLPCALCQMARELKIRE
- the CNFN gene encoding cornifelin isoform X2, whose translation is MQFEMHDNVKGKAMSYPVTSQPQCASSCYQTQLSDWHTGLTDCCNDMPVCLCGTFAPLCLACRISDDFGECCCAPYLPGGLHSLRTGMRERYHIQGSVGHDWAALTFCLPCALCQMARELKIRE